A region of the Campylobacter cuniculorum DSM 23162 = LMG 24588 genome:
ATAAAACTGCACACCGACTAAGGCAAGAAGAGCGATATTGGTGATATTATTTGAAATATTATTTAAGACATTACCTTTTATGTTATGAATTCTTTTTTCTTCTGCTTTTTTTTCAAATTCTTCTTCATAATAGTACTTAGCCCTAAAAGCATTGATAATGAGTTCTTTATGCCCTTCAAGTATATTTTGATAATTCAAATTCAAAGCATCATCGCTTTCTCTAGCCTTTCTAAAACATTTATAGACCTTTAACATCAAAAAATGATTATTAACAAAAATCAACAATATCCACACAAAACAAAGCAAGAAAAGTTGCGGAGAGAGATACAAAAGATAAAAGCAGGTGCAAAGGATTAAAATCGAAGCTTGTAAAAATTCAGGCAAACGCAAAAGTCCAAATGAAACACTCCTTACATCAGAGTTTAAAGAGGCTAAAAGTCTTGCTTTGCCGATTTGTTCTATTTTGAGTAAGGGTGTATCTAAGATTTGTTTTACAACCCGTCTTTGCATTTTAAAGATAAAATTTTGTCCAAAAACACTAAGACTAATTTCCACAAAAGAAGTGCTTATAAAAAAGATGATTAAAAGAAAAATAAAATTAAAAATAGGAATATGTTCAGTGTTTTTAAGTAAAACTTCATTAATAAAAACTAAGGTCAAAACTCCCATAATACTTGCAAAAAAACTAAAAAATAAAAAAAATGCAATTCTTAGTTTATTTTGTCTTAAAAGCTCTAAAATAAAAGGCATATTTTCTCCATAAAAATCAATTGAAGTTATATTTACAAATCATTTTTGTTTATTATAATTGTATTTTAATTAAAATTTCATCAAAATTTAAGCAAATTTTTTGAATATTAATTTATTTACATTATAATCTTTAGCTTAAATAAAAAATAAAAGGAAATTGATATGTTGAAATGGTTTTTATCGTTTTGTTTATTAACTTTAGGTCTTTTTGCACAAGATACTTTTACAACTAAGGTTGGAGAAAATCAAATTTTTATCACTTCTCTTAAAGATAATGTTGTTGATAAAAATATATTAATCCCTAAAAATGAAGAGGATAAAAAACTCATTGCTGAAGTTTATAAGGATAAAAAAATCAACAAACACAATGTGATTTTAATCAAAAATCCAAATTTCACAGCCTTAATCGACACAGGTTATTTGGATACTTTGGATAAACTTCAAGCTTTTTTGCAAGACAATAAAGTCAAAAGCGAGGAACTTGATTATATCATCTTAACACATGCACATCCTGATCATATCGGTGCTTTAATGGGCGAGGAAAATCCTTTCACTAAGGCTAAAATTCTAATGGATAGAAAAGAACATGATTATTGGATTGATGGTCAAAACGAAGCCATCAAAAATGCCTTAGAAAGGCTAGAAAATATAGAGTTTTTTACTCATGATAAGGATTTAATCATCGAGGGTTCAGGACTTAAAGCCATAGCTGCTTATGGACACACTCCGGGGCATAATATCATTATGATAGGCAATCATCTCGCTTTTTGGGCGGATTTAGTCTATGCTTTTGATGTGCAAATTAAACATCCCCAAATTGCTGTCAGTTTTGATGTGGATGCAGAAGAAGCCATTAAAACAAGGGAGAAATTTTTTAAAGAATTTAAAGATAAAAACATCCAAATTTTAGGGGCTCATATGCCTTTTACAGAGCCTATAATTTTAACAAATTTTTAAATAAAGGAGGGAATTTTGGCAAAAGATGATGTGATTGAGATTGATGGCAATGTGATTGAAGCCTTGCCTAATGCAAATTTTAAAGTGGAATTAGACAATAAGCATGTGATTCTTTGTCATATTGCAGGAAAGATGCGTATGCATTATATAAGAATAATGCCCGGAGATAGGGTTAAAGTTGAATTAACGCCTTATAGTCTTGATAAAGGTCGCATCACTTTTAGATATAAATAAAAAACTCTAAGTTATTTAAAAGCTATTTTAGATATAATTAGAATTTTTTGTGATATATGCATCAAACTACAAAGAAGTGTTTTCAAAATTCACCACTTATTTTGAAAATAGTTGGTTCATTAACCTGATGCATTCACAATCAAGAAGTGGAATTTATATATTTGAGGAGAAACTTATGAAAGTTAGGGCATCGGTTAAGAAGATGTGCGACAAATGTAAAGTGATTCGTCGCAAAGGTATCGTTCGCATTATTTGCGAAAATCCAAAACACAAACAAAGACAAGGATAGATATGGCTCGTATTGCAGGTGTGGATTTACCAAAGAAAAAAAGAATTGAATATGGGCTAACCTATATCTATGGTATAGGTCTTTTTACTTCAAGAAAAATTCTTGATAAAACAGGAATTTCTTACGATAAAAGGGTTTATGAGTTGAGCGAAGATGAAGCTGCGGCGATTCGTAAAGAGATTCAAGAAAATTATAGGGTTGAGGGCGATCTTAGAAAGCAAGTGGCTATGGATATAAAAGCCCTTATGGACTTAGGGAATTATAGAGGATTAAGACACAGAAAAGGTTTGCCTGTACGCGGTCAAAAAACAAAAACTAATGCGAGGACTCGTAAAGGCAAAAGAAAAACAGTTGGTGCAAAATCATAAGAAGTGTTAAAGGATTAAAATATGGCAAAAAGAAAGATTGTTAAGAAAAAAATTGCTAAAAAAAATATAGCAAAAGGTATTGTTTATATCAGTGCAACCTTTAACAATACTATGGTTACAATTACTGATGAAATGGGAAATGCTATTGCTTGGAGCAGTGCAGGGGGACTTGGTTTTAAAGGTTCTAAAAAATCAACGCCTTATGCAGCACAACAAGCGGTAGAAGATGCATTAAACAAAGCAAAAGAACACGGCATAAAAGAAGTAGGCATTAAAGTGCAAGGACCTGGAAGCGGTAGAGAAACTGCTGTTAAAAGTGTTGGGGCTGTTGAAGGGATTAAGGTAACTTTCTTAAAAGATATCACGCCTTTACCTCATAATGGTTGCAGACCACCTAAACGTCGTCGTGTTTGATATAAGGAGAAAATTATGGCAAGATATAGAGGACCCGTAGAAAAACTAGAAAGACGCTTTGGTGTTAGTTTAGCTTTGAAAGGTGAAAGAAGACTTTCAGGTAAAAGTGCTTTAGATAAACGTCCCTATGCACCCGGACAACACGGAGCGAGAAAAGGTAAAATCAGCGAATATGGACTTCAGCTTAGAGAAAAACAAAAAGCTAAATTTATGTATGGAGTGAGTGAAAAGCAGTTTAGAAGACTTTTCAGTGAAGCCGCAAGAAAAGAAGGCAATACAGGGGTTTTACTGATACAGCTTTTAGAGCAAAGACTTGATAATGTGGTTTATAGAATGGGTTTTGCGACAACAAGAAGATTTGCAAGACAGCTTGTCACTCACGGACATATTTTGGTCAATGGAAAAAGAGTGGATATACCGAGTTATCGGGTTGAAGCTGGGGCTAAAATTGAGGTGATTGAAAAAAGCAAAAATAATCCTCAAATCACAAGAGCAATCGAACTTACAGCACAAACAGGCATTGTTGCGTGGGTTGATGTTGAAAAGGACAAGAGATTTGGAATTTTCACACGTAATCCAGAAAGAGAAGAAGTTGTCATTCCAGTAGAGGAAAGATATATCGTCGAGCTTTATTCAAAATAATAAGGGCTAAATTATGAAGAATATTAAAACATCTGCTTATACGCCAACAGAATTTACCATAGAAAATATCAGTGATACTGTGGCTAAAATCAGTGCTTGGCCTTTTGAGATAGGTTATGGAATCACTTTGGCTCATCCTCTGCGTCGTTTGCTTTATACCAGCACTATAGGTTATGCTCCAACAGCTATTCACATTGAGGGTGTGACTCATGAATTTGATAGTATGCATGGTATGCTTGAAGATGTCGCCTTTTTTATTATCAATCTTAAAAAATTGCGTTTTAAACTCAAAAGTAATTCAGATAAAGAGAGCGTAGAATTTAGCTTTAAAGGACCTAAGGAAATTCACGGAAAGGATTTAAGCAATAGTCAAGTTGAAGTTGTAAATGCCGATGCGTATCTGGCGACTATCAATGAGGATGCAGAGCTTAAATTCACTCTTGTGATAGAAAAAGGTATAGGTTATGTGCCAAGCGAAGAAACCAAAGAACTTTTAAACGATTCTAAATTTATTGCTTTGGATGCTTTTTTTACTCCTGTACGTGAAGCGACTTACGATATAGAAAAGGTTTTATTTGAAGATAATCCAGACTATGAAAAGGTCATTTTAACCATTACAACGGATGGACAAATCAGTCCAAACGAGGCTTTTCAAAATGCTTTAGAAGCAATGTATAAACAATTATCCGTCTTTGATAAAATTACTAATGTGAGAAATATCATCAAAACTCAAGCCTCAAACAATGAATTAGAAAGCACTAAATTACTTCAAAATATTGCTGATTTAAATTTAAGTGCGAGAAGTTTTAATTGTCTTGAAAAGGTTGGAGTGGTCTATATAGGAGAACTTGCCCTAATGAGTGTCAATGAATTGGCTGGTCTTAAGAATTTGGGTAAAAAATCCTTAGATGAGATTAAAAACATTATGGAAAGCATAGGTTTTCCTATAGGAAGTTCTAAATTAGGGGACAATAGAGAACTTCTTGAAAAGAAAATTGCTGAACTTAAAGCACAACATGAAGGATAAATAATGAGACATAAACATGGATACAGAAAACTTGGTAGAACTTCTTCACATCGCAAGGCTTTGCTTAAGAATTTAGCTATAGCCCTTATAAAAAGCGGTAAAATAGAAACAACACTGCCAAAGGCTAAAGAATTAAGAATTTATGTAGAAAAACTCATCACTCGTGCCAGATTGGGAGATTTAAATGCTCATAGAGTGGTTTTTGCAAATTTACAGGACAAAACAAGTACTCATAAACTTGTTAATGACATCGCACCTAATTTTAAAACAAGAAATGGAGGCTATACAAGAATCATTAAGACAAGAATGCGTCGCGGTGATGCTGCGGAAATGGCTTTCATTGAATTTGTAGCCTAAATCTTCAAAATGAAGATTTAGGTGCTAATTTTTTAAGCTCGTTTAATCAGTTTAGAAATTTAGCATTTAAAAAACCAAAAGATTTTTAATGCTCTATACAAAACATAATAAGAAACCTCAATGTTGCCATCAATATAAGAAACATTGATGATAGATATAAAATCAAATTAGATAAATCTAGGATAGGGATTATCTGAAGTTACGCAGATTAGTGGGGTATCAAAGTATGGTAAGATATTAACTATCTATCGTAGAAACAAGAAGCCCAAATGTCTTTAGCACTCGGGCGATTCACTCGTTTGATTTATTGCTCGATATTAAAATTTTATTTGTTTTTATTGAGTTTTTTATATTGATTTTTGAGTTTAGGCAGCTCTTTGAGAAAAAAGTTCAAATACCCCCCCCCTGTGCCAATTTTTATGAGCTTTTATTAAGGCAAGACCGAGTTTATAGGTAAAGCATTCTTTTTCTTTTAAAGCTTCTTTATAATCACTGCATTGCTCTAATTTAGGTAAAGCAAGAGATGGATTAAATTGAGTCATTATTCTAAAAATTTCTTGTTCTTTTTTATGTTTTTTATTGATATTTAAAAGAGTCAAAGGCAATTTTATATAATCTTTGAAATGTTTAGAATTTTTAATCATAGCATTTCCAAGTTTATAAGAAAGATGATTATGAATTTGAGCTTTTGCACTTAAAATTTTAGATTTTTCTATAGCCTTGCTAATAGAAATTTGAGTTTTATGTTTGCTTATTTCAATGATTTCTTGAAAATCAAATTTTTTAGGCTTAAAAGGATAAATTTCTTTGTTTTCTATACGAGCTTCAAGTTTATCAAGATAGTGATTGATATCAAGTTTTAAGTCAATTTTGTCAAAATCACAAAAATTGTATTCCCACCATTTTAATTTTAAAAGTCTTTCTATAGTTTTTTCATCAAAACGATACTTTACAATCCTACCCGGATTCCCAGCTACGACAGCATAGGGAGGCACATCTTTTGTAACCATAGCGTTTTGTCCTACAACGCAGCCCGTATGAAGAGTGATTCCGGGTTTTAAACAAGCATTAGTGCAAACATAGACATCATCCATAAAAATCGTAGGTTTATCCGCAACAACAAAATCTCTATAAGTTTGAGTTTGAAAATTTGATTGAAAGACTTCTTTAGCCTTTCTAAAAATTATAAAATATCCATCATAAGTAAATGATGAAGTTGAAAGGATATTAAGCGGATGATGAGTTTTTCTAAAATTAAGATGAGCAGCAATAGAACAATATCTGCCAATCTTTAAATCTGTTCTAGCAATGGCTGCATTACTATAAGAAAAAGCACCCATTTGACATAAAACATTGCCTTGATTAAAAGAGCTATACTCCTCTAAATACCCTTCATTTGGGACAATGATTTTATCATTTTCTTTAAATCTTACCCCATTTATACCACTATAAAGCTTGTTTTTATTGAAAAAATCCACCAAATGCTTATTAACGATAATCTCCATAAATTAACTCCTAATAAAAAATATATTTTTGTTAAGGTTTTTATTATATCAAAAAAAAAAAAAACAAATTATGAGCTTAAATTTTTAATTCTAAAGACCAAAATACACTTTGAAAAGTTGAATTTTTAGGTATTTTATTGAAAAATCAAAATTTTATATCCCCATAGAGGGCTTACATTAATTTTGATTTTATTCTATAATATTAAATTTATAGGAGAAATTATGCTAAAGATATTGATTTTATTATGCTTAAGCTTTGCAAGTCTTTTAGCTCAAAAGGACACGCTCATTCTTGCAGTAGAAAATGAAATTTCTCGTATCAATCCTGCTTTTAGCGAGGATCATGACGTAGCCATTGCACTTGTATTTTCGGGACTGACGCGTTTTGATGAAAATTTAAATTTAAGAGGAGATTTAGCAAAATCTTGGAAAATCAGTCAAAACGGGCTTGTTTATGAGTTTGATTTAAGAGACGATGTTTTTTGGCACGATGGAGTTAAATTTGATGCAAGAGATGTTAAATTCAGTCTTGAAGCCTTTAAAAATCCTAAAAATAACTCGAATTTAAGAATAAGATTTGAAGAACTTGAAAAGATAGAAATTTTAAATCCTTATAAGATTAAAATCACACTCAAAAATCCTTATCCTGCCTTTTTAGATGCTTTGAGTATAGGCATAATCCCTGCACATTTGCTTGAAAACAAAGATTTAAATACAGAACAATTCAACCAAAATCCCATAGGAACAGGTCCATTTAAATTTGTGAAGTGGAAAAAGGGTGAATATATGGAATTTAGGGCAAATGAAAATTATCATTTAGCTCGGGTGCAAACTCAAAATTTGATTTTAAAACATATTGCAGATCCTAGTGTTGCAGCTTTAGCCCTTAAGAATTCTCAAATTGATGCCGCTTTGATTGAAAGCTCTTTGCTTAAAGTTTTTAATGAAGATTCTCGCTTTGAAATTCTAAGGGAAAAATCCGCAGATTATAGGGCTTTGATGTTTAATCTTGAAAATGAATTTTTCAAGGATAAAAGAGTGCGTTTGGCTTTGAATTATGCGGTAGATAGGGAAATGATTGTAAAAAATGTTTTATATGGCTATGGTTTTATAGCAACGCATCCTTTGGAGCTTTCTTGGGCTAATCCTAAAGATTTTAAGCATTTTGAATATGATTTAAAAAAGGCTGAAAATTTGCTTGAAGAAGCGGGATTTAGCAAAAATAAACAGGGATTGTATGAAAAAGATTCTAAAATTTTAAAATTTGATATTTATACGATGAGTAATGACCCTTTGCGTGTGATTTTGGCTGGAATTTTACAGAGTGAGTTTAAAAAACTTGGGGTGAAGACTCGTGTTATTACCAAACTTGCAGGAAGTTTTGATTATTCTAAGGTGGATAGTTTTTTAATCGGTTGGGGCAGTCCGTATGACCCTGATTTTCATACTTTTAATGTTTTTACAAGCTCTAGTGATACTCATTTAAATTCTAAAGGCTGGAATTTTGGACACTATCACAATGCTAAAGTTGATGAGAGTCTTTTTAAAGCCCGAATTTCTTTTAATCAAGAAGAGCGTAAAAGGTATTATAAAGAATTTATCGATGCTTTAAGTGAAGATCCTCCTTTTATCTTTCTTGTGTATTTAGATTTTGCTTTTGTGTATAATAAAGATATTAAAGGAATTAAACCTAGAATTTTAGGGCATCATGGCGTAGGTTTTTCATGGAATATTTATGAATGGAGCAAACATTAGTGTTAAAAAGATTTTTATGGAGTATTTTGATTGCTTGTTTGAGTACTTTTTTGTGTTTTGTCCTATTGCATTATAGCAAGGGTAATGCAGCTTTAGAGGGGCTTAATACCATAAGTGCAGAAGTAAGAGAGCAAATTGAAAAGAATTTAAATCTTGACAAACCCTTATTCACTCAATATAAAATTTGGTTTTTAAAGGTTTTCAAAGGAGATTTTGGGGTGTCTATGGTGAGCGGAGAAAAGGTTATAGACTTGCTTAAAACTCGTTTGCCAAATACTTTATTTCTCACTCTAAGTGCTTTGGTGTTTTTGTTTGTTTTTTCTATTATTTTATCTCTGCTTTCTTTAATCTATAAAGAGAGATTTATAGACAAGATGATTAATTTATTATGTATAAGTTTTTTTGCCTTGCCTTCTTTTGCTCTTTGTATTATTTTTATATTGATTTTTGGAGTTTTTTTACAAATTTTACCAATTTCTGGCACAAGTGATTTGGGTTTTGAAGAGGATTTTTTCAATAAAATTGAACATTTAATTTTACCCGTTAGTGTGCTTGTTTTATCGCATTTGGCAATTTTTGTGCGTATAGGACGCAATGCTTTGATTGAAAGTTTTGGACAAAATTTTGTTTTAAATGCTTTTGCGAGAGGATTGAGTAAAAAAAGAATTTATTTTCATTTTGTGCTTAAATATGCTTTAAATCCTATGATTGCTTATTTTGGAGCGAGTGCTTTGAGTTTCATTATGGGAGCTTATGTCGTAGAAAGCGTATTTTCATATACAGGAGTGGGAGAACTTTTGATAAAAAGCATTATTCTTAAGGATTATCCAGTGGTTTTAGCCTTAGTTTTTATCAGTGTGTTGCTTGTAAGTTTTTTTACTTTTTTAGCAGATTTTCTTTGCGGACTTATTAATCCAAGATTAGATAGGGTAGTTAATGTTTAGGATTTATCTTTGTTTTGCATTGATGATTTTTTTGGTTTTTGCACCAAAATTCAGTTCTTATAATCCAAGCATGAGTGATTTTTTAAGTTTTTATCTCGCTCCAAATTCAAATCATTTTTTTGGAACCGATATGTTAGGACGCGATCTTTTTTCAAGAGTACTTTATGCCCTTAGAAATTCTATTTTTATAGGGGTTTGTGCTTCATCACTCGCCTTAGTTTTCGCTCTTTTTTATCTCTTGCTCGCAAGAATGTTTTTTTATAATTTTTTTATGAGAATTTTAGATTTGTTTTTGGCTTTGCCGTCTTTACTCTTAATGATGTTTTTTCAAAGTTTTATAGAAGGAAGTTTTATCAGTATGATTTTTATTATAGCACTTTCGCATTATGCTTTCATTGCTAAGCTTTTTGAAAGTGAGTTAAGAGCCTTAGAAAAACTTGAGTTCTATGAAGCTGCTCTTGTGCTTGGAAGCTCTAAAATAAGGGCTTTTTTTAAAGAACTTCTTCCCCCTTGTTTCTCCTTGCTTTTTTTGCTTTTTGTTTTAAATATCATTCATGCCATAAGCACAGAAGCCACTCTTAGCTTTTTTGGTTTGGGACTGCCTTTTGACATTCCAAGTTTGGGTAATATCCTAAACGATGCAAGCAAAGCGATTTTTATGGGGGCGTGGTGGGTTATAGTTTTTCCGCTTTTAGCACTTCTTATGCTCATTTTACCTTTGCTTTGGCTTAGCAATTTTTTACAAAAATATTGGGGAATTCATTTATGATTATTATTGAAAATTTAAATTTAAGTTTTAAAAATAAAAAGCTTTTAGATAATATAAGCTTTAGTTTAGAAGATAAAAAAACCTTAGCGATTATAGGAGAAAGTGGATCGGGAAAGAGTTTGTTGAGTCGTGCTTTAATACGACTTTTTGATGAAAATTATAAATTAAGTGCAAAAAGATTTTTAATAGCAGATGAAGAGCTTTTAAAACTTAAAGAGAAAGATTTAGGAAAATTTAGGAGTAAGGTTGCGTTGATTTTACAAGATGCACATTCAAGTTTTTATCCTTTTTTAGATGTAGGAAATATGTTTCACATCGTTTTGAAAACTCATACAAATTTGGATAAAAAACAAAGAAAACAAAAAACTTTTGAATGTTTTGAAAGCTTAGGTTTTAAAGATTTAGATCTTTTATGGCATTCTTATGCCCATCAATTAAGTGTTGGAATGATAAGACGCGTTCATTTGGCTCTTGCCTTAGTTTGTGAGCCTGAATATCTCATTTGTGATGAAATTACTTCTTCTTTGGATAAGGAAAATGAGCTTAGAATTTTCAAACTCTTAGAACAATTTAAAAAACAAACAAATTTAATTCTTATCACCCATGATTTAAATTTAGCTAAAAATTTAAGCGATGAAATTTTGCTCTTAGGCAAGGGTAAGGTTTTGCAGAATTTTTCTACAGAATTATTCTTCCAAATTTCTAGTGATTGGGTTAAAGCTTATAAGGAATTTTATGCTTGAAGTCAAAAATTTAAGCAAGAGTTACGAATTTAAAAAACATTGGTATTTGAAAAAGCAAAGCATTTCGGTGTTTAAAAATCTTAATTTTTCTTTAAAAATAGGGCAAAATTTAGCAATTTTTGGAGAAAGTGGAAGCGGTAAAAGCACTTTGGCTCGAATTTTATGTTTGCTTGAAATTCCAAGTGCTGGAGAGGTTTTATATGAGGGTAAAAATTTGCACACTCAAAAGTGGAATAAAAATTTAAGAAAAGAAATTCAATACCTCTTCCAAGAACAAAAACTTGCTTTAAATCCTTATAAATACATTAAAACTTCTCTTTTTGATGTGTATGATAATTTTAATTTGAAAAGAAATGAGGAAGAAATTTTTGAATTTTTTTCTGCTTTTAGGCTCAATAGAGATTTATTAAGACTCAAACCTTTGCAACTAAGTGGCGGAGAAGCTGCTAGAATAGGTCTTATAAGAGCTTTAATTTTAAAACCTAAAATTTTAATTTTAGATGAACTTACAAGTTCTCTTGATTTAATCCACATAGAAAAAATTTTGCATTTTTTAAAAAAATATCAAGAAAAACATCTCATTTCTTACATTTTTATCACGCATCAAGAGGAATTTTTAAGAAATTTTAAATATGCAAAAATGAAATTTTAATTTTTTACCATAAAAATTAAAATTTTAAGCTTATTATAGATAATTTTAAGATAAAATGAATTAAGTAGAATTATTTATTGATAAATAGGGAGAAAATATGTCTCATATAAGCACGGCTCACCCGTATTTTGGTATTTTTTTAATGTTAATTTTTTCAGCTGTGATTTTTTTTACTCTCGTTTTTTTAGCTTCTAAAATTGGAAATTCGCTTGCTGCAAGAAATCGTAAAAAATTAGGACTCGGAATTTACGAGTGTGGTCCTATCCCTCTAAAACAAGCCAATAAAATCAACTCGCAATTTTTTATCGTCGCACTTGTTTTTATACTTTTGGATATTGAAGTTGTGTTTTTATTTCCTTGGGCTTTAATTTTTAAAGATTTAGGTTGGTTTGGACTTTGGGAGGTTGTTATTTTTATTTTACTTTTAGGCATTGGTTTTTTATACGCTTATAAAAAAGGAGCATTTCAGTGGCAGAGCATCAGATAGATTATGCTAAGGGTTTGCCTGTGGTCTTAACCACAGTGGATAAACTTGTGCAATGGGGTAGGAGTAATTCTCTATGGGCTTTAACTTACGGACTCGCCTGTTGTGCGATTGAGATGATGGCAGCAGGCGGTTCAAGATACGATTTTGATAGATTTGGGACAATTTTTAGAGCAAGTCCTAGACATTCTGAAGTGATGATTATCGCTGGGACTTTGTGTAAGAAACATGCTGAATTTACAAGAAGACTCTATGATCAGATGCCTGATCCTAAATGGGTGATTTCTATGGGAAGCTGTGCAAATACCGGCGGTATGTTTAACACTTATTCAACTGTTCAAGGTGTGGATAGAATCATTCCTGTAGATGTCTATGTCCCCGGCTGTGCCCCGCGTCCTGAAAGTTTTCAGTTTGCTTTAATGATTTTGCAAAAAAAGATTAGAAAAGAAAAAGCAAGTCGTAAAATTGCACCAAAAAGGTTGGTATGATGAGACCCTATAGTGATAAAAAGAATGCTCAACTTAAAAATTATTATAAAGATAGATTTTATCACGCTCCTCATACTCCAAAAATTCAAGTAGAAGAAAGTGCTTTTAAAGAAGATTTTCAAATACTTCAAAATGAATTTAAAATTTTATCTTCTTTCATAGAACTTGATTTTTGGGTGATAGAAATTCAAAAACAAGATAATGTTGAAGTATTGCAAATGCTTAAAAAATTAGGTTATGTGGCTTTTACTGAAGCAAGTGCAATTGATTTTATTGCACAAAAAAATGGTTTTGAAGTTTTTTATCAGCTTTTAAACCCTAGTAAGAGATTAAGAGTACGTGTTAAAACCTTTGTAGGGGTTAAAGAAAAATTAGAAAGTGTGAGTTGTGTTTTTAAAGGAGCAAATTGGAGTGAGAGAGAAATTTATGATATGTTTGGAATTTTTATCATCAATCACCCTAATTTAAAGCGTATTTTAATGCCTGATGATTGGTTTGGACATCCTTTATTAAAAACTTATCCTTTAAAAGGTGATGAATTTGCAAGATGGTATGAGATTGATAAAATTTTTGGTAAGGAATATCGCGAAATTGTAGGAGAAGAACAAAGGGATCCAGGCTTTGCCGATGACAAAGATACTCTGAATTTTTCAAGAATTTATCACGAGGTTAAAAAGAATGATACTCCAAAAGAGCTTTCTTTTAAACAAGAATATCAAGAAGAACAAGGGGTGCTTTTTGTTAAAAAAGTCAAACGCAATCAAGCAAAAATTTTAAATCAAAGGCGTTAAAATGCAAATTCCTAGCAAATTAAAACCTTATTATGAAAATATAGTTTTTGAACAAGAAGACTCAAAGATGATTATTAATCTAGGTCCGCAACACCCAAGTGCTCACGGGAATTTGCGTCTTATTTTGGAGCTTGATGGAGAGCAAGTTGTTAAAGCTTGTCCT
Encoded here:
- a CDS encoding CatB-related O-acetyltransferase, translating into MEIIVNKHLVDFFNKNKLYSGINGVRFKENDKIIVPNEGYLEEYSSFNQGNVLCQMGAFSYSNAAIARTDLKIGRYCSIAAHLNFRKTHHPLNILSTSSFTYDGYFIIFRKAKEVFQSNFQTQTYRDFVVADKPTIFMDDVYVCTNACLKPGITLHTGCVVGQNAMVTKDVPPYAVVAGNPGRIVKYRFDEKTIERLLKLKWWEYNFCDFDKIDLKLDINHYLDKLEARIENKEIYPFKPKKFDFQEIIEISKHKTQISISKAIEKSKILSAKAQIHNHLSYKLGNAMIKNSKHFKDYIKLPLTLLNINKKHKKEQEIFRIMTQFNPSLALPKLEQCSDYKEALKEKECFTYKLGLALIKAHKNWHRGGVFELFSQRAA
- the rplQ gene encoding 50S ribosomal protein L17 translates to MRHKHGYRKLGRTSSHRKALLKNLAIALIKSGKIETTLPKAKELRIYVEKLITRARLGDLNAHRVVFANLQDKTSTHKLVNDIAPNFKTRNGGYTRIIKTRMRRGDAAEMAFIEFVA
- a CDS encoding MBL fold metallo-hydrolase, giving the protein MLKWFLSFCLLTLGLFAQDTFTTKVGENQIFITSLKDNVVDKNILIPKNEEDKKLIAEVYKDKKINKHNVILIKNPNFTALIDTGYLDTLDKLQAFLQDNKVKSEELDYIILTHAHPDHIGALMGEENPFTKAKILMDRKEHDYWIDGQNEAIKNALERLENIEFFTHDKDLIIEGSGLKAIAAYGHTPGHNIIMIGNHLAFWADLVYAFDVQIKHPQIAVSFDVDAEEAIKTREKFFKEFKDKNIQILGAHMPFTEPIILTNF
- the rpsM gene encoding 30S ribosomal protein S13; this translates as MARIAGVDLPKKKRIEYGLTYIYGIGLFTSRKILDKTGISYDKRVYELSEDEAAAIRKEIQENYRVEGDLRKQVAMDIKALMDLGNYRGLRHRKGLPVRGQKTKTNARTRKGKRKTVGAKS
- the rpmJ gene encoding 50S ribosomal protein L36, which encodes MKVRASVKKMCDKCKVIRRKGIVRIICENPKHKQRQG
- the rpsD gene encoding 30S ribosomal protein S4 produces the protein MARYRGPVEKLERRFGVSLALKGERRLSGKSALDKRPYAPGQHGARKGKISEYGLQLREKQKAKFMYGVSEKQFRRLFSEAARKEGNTGVLLIQLLEQRLDNVVYRMGFATTRRFARQLVTHGHILVNGKRVDIPSYRVEAGAKIEVIEKSKNNPQITRAIELTAQTGIVAWVDVEKDKRFGIFTRNPEREEVVIPVEERYIVELYSK
- a CDS encoding DNA-directed RNA polymerase subunit alpha, which gives rise to MKNIKTSAYTPTEFTIENISDTVAKISAWPFEIGYGITLAHPLRRLLYTSTIGYAPTAIHIEGVTHEFDSMHGMLEDVAFFIINLKKLRFKLKSNSDKESVEFSFKGPKEIHGKDLSNSQVEVVNADAYLATINEDAELKFTLVIEKGIGYVPSEETKELLNDSKFIALDAFFTPVREATYDIEKVLFEDNPDYEKVILTITTDGQISPNEAFQNALEAMYKQLSVFDKITNVRNIIKTQASNNELESTKLLQNIADLNLSARSFNCLEKVGVVYIGELALMSVNELAGLKNLGKKSLDEIKNIMESIGFPIGSSKLGDNRELLEKKIAELKAQHEG
- the rpsK gene encoding 30S ribosomal protein S11, with product MAKRKIVKKKIAKKNIAKGIVYISATFNNTMVTITDEMGNAIAWSSAGGLGFKGSKKSTPYAAQQAVEDALNKAKEHGIKEVGIKVQGPGSGRETAVKSVGAVEGIKVTFLKDITPLPHNGCRPPKRRRV
- the infA gene encoding translation initiation factor IF-1; amino-acid sequence: MAKDDVIEIDGNVIEALPNANFKVELDNKHVILCHIAGKMRMHYIRIMPGDRVKVELTPYSLDKGRITFRYK